tttcagacatttttattttttccagaccTTAGACCCTGAACCACAGCACTTGTCCTTGACAGCTCTCTTTGGGAAGCAGGACAAATCTACATGTCAAGAAACTGTGGGGTCCCCACAGACCATCcgccaccaccagcagcagcagcagcagcagcagcagcagcagcaggagaaaCTTCCGGTCAGGCAGGGGGTTGTACGCTCTCTCTCCTATGAGGAACCCAGAAGACACTCACCCCCCCTCGAGAAACAGCTCTGTCCGGCCATTCAGAAACTCATGGTCAGGAGTACAGACCTCCATCCATTGTCAGAGCTGCCTGAAAACCGGCCCTGCAAAAATGGCAATACCTGTTCTGCTGGGGAGGTTTTTCTGGGACCTGTCCAGCCAGGGTCTCCCCATAGCATTGGGACTTCCTGTCATGTACAGAGTGCTTCCAGAACTCAGAACCTGTTGGAGAAGCTTCAGAGCACCCCAAGGTCAGCGAACAAGTATGAGCCTAGTATACCAGCACCTGCTGGCTCAGCTGCCCCAACCCTCAGCACCACTCTCCCTGCTGCCACCCCCGGCGCTCCAGTAAGGGGACTGGTGCAGGCACAGGTGGGGTATTTCAATGGCTCCCTTCCACCTCAGACGCCAGGACATCAGGCTCACGGAAAAGAGCAGTCAACACACCCGAGACCAACACTCCCCCTCTCTGGCAATCAGATGAGCAGCTCTGGAGTGATCTCCCCTCAAGAGTTACTGAAAAAGCTTCAGATTGTACAGCAGGAGCAGCAGTTGCACGCATCTAACCGGCCGGCTTTGGCAGCGAAGTTCCCCGTGGTAACCCAGAGCTCTAGGACAGGGAAGACCTTGGAGTCCTGGATAGACAAGACACCCAGCACAGAAAAGCAGACTCCTCTTTTTCAGGTGCGTGTCTAcaggggtgggggcgtgggggcggTATTGCTGCACTGCAGTGAAGCTtggcatcagcctctgtgctctaGGGACATTTCTGTGCAGAGCAGGGCGCCGAGCGCCATATCTGTGCATCTGATTATCACCATAACTTTCTGCCTGGAGAGAGCATCCTTTCTTTGCTTAGCCATCTGGGGGCTTCCCGCCTTTTAGAGATACTTTATTTGTACAGTTAAATCTTCACAGTGTCATAAGGCCTGACACAAGCACGTGAACACGGGAAACAACACGGACGTGCAGAGAACCCCCTAATCTTTGACCATGGATACTTACTGTCTGCTCTGAAATACTGTGAGATGCCAAACATTCGaccttttctgattattttaaaatcattactgTTTATCCATGTATTCACTAAATACCTCTGAGCACTTATTACGTGCCGGGCACCGTGCTTCCTGTGGGTACATACCTGCAGGTGTGTGACGAGTGATAAGGCATGCAGACTCACCACCTCAGAGGTGCAGGCTGGTTTTATTTCTATCGCTGGTATAGCTTAATGAAGATTGAGAGAGGAGTGAGTATGCCAtctaactacacacacacacacacacacacacacacacacacacacagacacaaagtgCCAGACAGGAGGAAATACTTTCAGAAATACTCTGTCCTTTGAGAAAGGCAGTTCTAAGTTTATCAGTAACTTGGAGCGGTGAGAAAACCACAGCTGTTTCATCACCTATGAGTAACATCTGGagacctctgatttttttttttttccccatttggatTGGTACAAATTCAGTGAAAAGGCATTGGGTTTAAAAGTTAGGACATTTCTTGgcattcctgggtggctcagtcagttaggcatccgactttcggctcaggtcatgatctcacagtttgtgagttcaagccccacatcgggttctgtgctgacagctcagagcctgcagcctgcttcagattctgtgtctccctctctctctctgcctctcccccactcatgctctgtctcctctcaaaaataaataaactttaaaaaagaaaattaaaaaaaattaaaaagttaggACATTCTCTCTGTTCATTAACAGATGTCAGCATTGGTCTTTTTGTCCTGCTTACAGGACCGTAGCTTACAACGGTTCCTCAAAAGTCCTTCacctttttgaaaacaaagatcaCAGTCACATAGCGTAAGTCTTTGTATACATGAGAGCCTGAGTCAAAGTGTTGTTGATTATTTATGACAATCTCAAAGAAACGATTGTTACCCACCCCCCTCCTCATTTCAGTGTGATAGTGTCCCTTTCTTTGATATCTGCTTCTCTTGGTGGTTTAGATGGGACGCTAGAAAAGTTGGGGTTAATAGTTTGACATCAACTTCAGTGGGCACAATTCTCATTTCTCTTCAGTGCCCACGTGTGTGGAGAGCTGATCACGACAGTGTGCATCCGTCAGCCTGCACTGCATTCTCCTTAAGGGTGCCGGGACCCGCACTGTGGGTGGCATCTGTTCTAGCTCCTCTCCTCGCGATGGCAGATAGGGAcagttaaagaaaacaaacaacctgccTTCCTCCAGGCTTCTTTCTGCCCAAAAAGATACTGAGGGAGTATCtttttataagatatataaaaGTCACAGCAGCTTCTAGACTATCAGCCTTTATGCCCCCTTCTCGTGAGTTCTTTTGGGGCATTTTTTCTCACCTGCCTTAGAAACAAATGAGAGCTAGCTGTAGGAGTCCATCAGACAGGGATAAAATGTCACTTGCATAACTGGAAAAGCTGTTGGAAAACTTGGTTTTAGGTGTTTAGCCAAGTGAGGTAGACATACCGTCTTGGACAGATAAGTCACTGGCAGTGCTGAGCACCACTGGCCCTTCCTGCCCCCATACTTGAGCTGGATGCTCTCCGTGAGCTGGCAGATCCTATCAGGGAGGGACTAGGAGGGGTGAACCTAATAAGCATGTCTCCCTCCTAATGAGAAATCATGAGCAGGTGGAGAGAGGCCGGGAAGGTTCCTCCACGTAGAGAAATCAGGAGCGGAAATGTGTGTGTGCCCCCAGCAAGTGTCACAACTCACGTGGGTTGCTGGACCTTTAGGTCAGAGTAGTGGCCAGTTAGCCCTGAGGAAGAGACCAGCAGTCCTAAATGCATGCTGCAAGGTGATGGTGGTAAACTGCAGAAAATATTACTCAGAGGATGAGCTTTATATGCAGTGGGAACAATAGTCACAGCGGCAGACTGCCAGAGCAGCTTAGTGATGACAAAGGAAAATGTGGAGACAACTGAGCAGGAGTCAGTCTCCTACAGGCTCCTCCACCTAGTGGAGTTGTGAGCAATTAATACTGAAACTCATTTATATCCATTCTTGCCAGCGAGGGGCCTCTTTATCTGTCTACCTTTCTTTTCAATGAGTTGCTACTTACTCCTGCCCTCTGTGTGTATTTGCTGTGAGCAGGCCATCTCACCTCCGCGCGTCCTTGCCACAGTggctccttctctgctcatgtcCCCTATGGTGTTCACACAACCCACCTGTGCCCCACCAAAGGAGAGGGACAGtgggctcctgcctctgggaaGCCAAGAACCAGCTGCCACTTCCACCAGCCTCCTCCTGCCTCTGCAGACCCCAGAACCCCCTGCAGTCACCAGCAGCCCACTTACCAAGCTCCAGCTTCAGGAAGCACTGCTGTACCTCATTCAGGTAGGAGAGTCACGTcgtctctcttcttccctttccctgctgaCCTGTTGGTTGCCACTTTGAGATAAAGACTCAGTTAGCTAATGCCTACTTAGTACTCCCCAAGAATAAAAGGACCATGTAACAATTCAACCTAAACCTCAACGGCATCCATGCTCAGTTAGCTGGGTGAGATTCAAAATACTGGCTGTGGACTTTGGGTGTCTCAGACCATCAAGGATTTTGTAGTATTGACTAAGTCCTCCAAGCTGTCACCtgccagaaaagaaagaaacgtaTACTGTATAATTAAGCAGCCACTGGGAGGATTGTAGGTGCTGGCTGGTGCCCAGAAAGCTCACCATGGGGAAATGGAGGTGAGAGCCATCTTGAGTAAGTGGCAGCATTTAGGGGAAGGTTCACAAGGACTgttgaagaaggaggaaaaaggtaGGGAAGCAAGTAATGGCTGTGACTACTAAGggcatattttacaaataattttgaaaccTACTGATAGGACAGGATAGAAGGAGGGGACTTCTTTGTCAGCCATTTGTCTCACTTGGCTCGTGAGGTAACAACATAACAGTGGCCACATGTAGAGAGCTCTGTGCCGGGCGCTGTCTTAAATGCttcacatatattaattcatttaatccttctaCAACAACCctattatcttttctattttagagacaaggaaactgaggctaagtgACTGGCCTGAGGCCACAGCTAGGAAatagcagagctaggattcaaccGCACTCTGGCTACAGAGTGCTCCTTCCTGCTGCACTGGGCTGGGGCCATGGTAGTAATGGGACTGCAAGGGATAGGCCTCCGGAGGCCGTTCAGCAGTCTACCAGGTGAAGCATACCCCAAAAATAT
The Lynx canadensis isolate LIC74 chromosome B4, mLynCan4.pri.v2, whole genome shotgun sequence DNA segment above includes these coding regions:
- the DCP1B gene encoding mRNA-decapping enzyme 1B isoform X2: MAAVAAGGLVGKGRDISLAALQRHDPYINRIVDVASQVALYTFGHRANEWEKTDVEGTLFVYTRSASPKHGFTIMNRLSMENRTEPITKDLDFQLQDPFLLYRNARLSIYGIWFYDKEECQRIAELMKNLTQYEQLKAHQGAGAGNSPMILNSGEGKEVDILRMLTKAKDEYTKCKTCSEPKQITSSSAIYDNPNLIKPIPVKPSENQQQRIPRPSQTLDPEPQHLSLTALFGKQDKSTCQETVGSPQTIRHHQQQQQQQQQQQQEKLPVRQGVVRSLSYEEPRRHSPPLEKQLCPAIQKLMVRSTDLHPLSELPENRPCKNGNTCSAGEVFLGPVQPGSPHSIGTSCHVQSASRTQNLLEKLQSTPRSANKYEPSIPAPAGSAAPTLSTTLPAATPGAPVRGLVQAQVGYFNGSLPPQTPGHQAHGKEQSTHPRPTLPLSGNQMSSSGVISPQELLKKLQIVQQEQQLHASNRPALAAKFPVVTQSSRTGKTLESWIDKTPSTEKQTPLFQNDDNFLNIIYEAYLFSMTQAAMKKTM
- the DCP1B gene encoding mRNA-decapping enzyme 1B isoform X1; amino-acid sequence: MAAVAAGGLVGKGRDISLAALQRHDPYINRIVDVASQVALYTFGHRANEWEKTDVEGTLFVYTRSASPKHGFTIMNRLSMENRTEPITKDLDFQLQDPFLLYRNARLSIYGIWFYDKEECQRIAELMKNLTQYEQLKAHQGAGAGNSPMILNSGEGKEVDILRMLTKAKDEYTKCKTCSEPKQITSSSAIYDNPNLIKPIPVKPSENQQQRIPRPSQTLDPEPQHLSLTALFGKQDKSTCQETVGSPQTIRHHQQQQQQQQQQQQEKLPVRQGVVRSLSYEEPRRHSPPLEKQLCPAIQKLMVRSTDLHPLSELPENRPCKNGNTCSAGEVFLGPVQPGSPHSIGTSCHVQSASRTQNLLEKLQSTPRSANKYEPSIPAPAGSAAPTLSTTLPAATPGAPVRGLVQAQVGYFNGSLPPQTPGHQAHGKEQSTHPRPTLPLSGNQMSSSGVISPQELLKKLQIVQQEQQLHASNRPALAAKFPVVTQSSRTGKTLESWIDKTPSTEKQTPLFQAISPPRVLATVAPSLLMSPMVFTQPTCAPPKERDSGLLPLGSQEPAATSTSLLLPLQTPEPPAVTSSPLTKLQLQEALLYLIQNDDNFLNIIYEAYLFSMTQAAMKKTM